A genome region from Gopherus flavomarginatus isolate rGopFla2 chromosome 9, rGopFla2.mat.asm, whole genome shotgun sequence includes the following:
- the GNG13 gene encoding guanine nucleotide-binding protein G(I)/G(S)/G(O) subunit gamma-13, with protein sequence MDEWDLPQWKKEVDSLKYQLAYKREMSSKTIPELMKWIEDSIPEDPFLNPELMKSNPWVERGKCTVL encoded by the exons ATGGATGAATGggacctcccacagtggaagAAGGAAGTAGACAGCCTGAAATACCAACTGGCTTACAAGAGGGAAATGTCTTCTAAAACAATACCTGA GTTGATGAAGTGGATAGAAGATAGCATTCCAGAAGACCCATTTCTGAATCCAGAGCTGATGAAAAGCAACCCTTGGGTGGAAAGAGGAAAATGTACAGTACTCTAA